One Ensifer adhaerens genomic window, AAAACCGTCAATTGGAATTCTGATCCCAATGCTTTTGGGGCGACTCGGAATGGCTAACAGACGCGGCTTGAGCGTGGAGGAGTGTTGACCCTTGCCAAAAGCAGTTAAACTTACCCACCTGGAATACTTGGAGGCGGAGGCCATTCACATCATACGGGAAGTCGCTGCGACGTTGTCAAAGCCCGTGATGCTCTATTCGGTCGGCAAAGATTCCTCAGTTATGCTCCATTTGGCTATAAAGGCCTTTTATCCGGCCAAACCGCCTTTCCCGTTGCTACACGTCGATACGACTTGGAAGTTCCGAGAGATGATTACCTTTCGGGATCGCATGGCAGCGGAATTGGGCTTCGACCTTCTGGTCCATATTAATCAGGAAGGAATCGAGCAAGGTATCTCGCCTTTTACACACGGCTCCAGCATTCACACACATATTATGAAGACGGTCGCGCTACGCCAAGCCCTCGACCTATATGGATTCGACGCCGCTTTCGGGGGTGCCCGGCGTGACGAAGAAAAATCTCGAGCGAAGGAGCGAATCTTTTCAGTCCGAAGTGCGGCGCATACTTGGGATCCCAAGAACCAACGTCCGGAAATGTGGAAGACTTACAACACCCGTGTAGCTCCGGGGGAAACGATCCGGGTCTTTCCGCTGTCCAATTGGACTGAACTGGACATCTGGCAGTACATTCTGAAGGAGCGCATTTCGGTTGTGCCGCTCTACTTCGCGGCTCGCCGGCCCGTCGTTGTGCGCGATGGCTCGCTGATTATGGTCGACGACGACCGCATGCCAATTGAGAGTACCGAAAGAATAGAACAGCGAATGGTACGCTTTCGGACTCTTGGTTGCTATCCGCTCACCTCTGCCATCGACTCCGAGGCCGCGACGCCGGAGGACATTGTACAAGAAATGCTGACTACACGCACCTCAGAACGCGCAGGGCGGAAAATCGACAACGACGAGGTCGGTTCGATGGAAAAGAAGAAACGCGAGGGATATTTTTGATGGTCAGCGCAACGCGAGCCGTTGGCACTTTCGATCCTTTTCGCGCGCAGGAAGGAATGCCGTTGCTACGGCTGATCACATGCGGATCTGTCGATGACGGGAAATCGACTTTAATCGGTCGCCTTCTTTATGACTCCAATCAAATCTTAGATGATCAATTTGCTTCCCTAAAACAAGACAGCCGCAAACACGGCACAACGGGTGAGGACCTAGATTTTTCACTCCTACTCGACGGACTGCAGGCGGAACGGGAGCAGGGCATTACAATAGATGTCGCATACCGATACTTCGCGACTAATCGCCGCAAGTTCATCGTCGCTGATACGCCAGGCCACGAAGAATACACTCGTAACATGGCAACAGGTGCGTCCACAGCGCATCTAGCTGTACTACTTGTTGATGCTCGAAAGGGAATACTTCAGCAAACTCGACGACATTCGCACATCGTCTCGCTGCTTGGCATCCGTCAAGTCGTTCTCGCAGTTAACAAAATCGATCTAGTTGGTTACGATCAAGGCGTGTTTGAAACAATTGCAGGTGAATATAACGAGTTCGCCAAGGACCTGGGATTTTCCGCAATTACTCAAATACCGCTTTCTGCGCGGTTTGGCGACAACATAGCGACTTCATCAGAAAATATGCTTTGGTACACGGGGCCGAATTTACTTCATTACTTGGAGTCGGTTTCGATTGAGGCGTCTGACTTGAGCAAGCCTTTAAGACTTCCTGTTCAGTATGTGAGCCGGCCTAACCTCGATTTTCGGGGCCTCGCCGGTCAGGTCGCGGGTGGTTTCGTCGCCGTTGGTGACATGGTGAGCGTCGCTAAATCTGGGCAGTGTTCTCGGGTTAAGGAGATCGTCACGCGCGGACAATCGCTCAAACGCGCCGGGGAAGGACAAGCCGTAATGGTGGTCCTCGAAGACCAACTCGATGTGTCTCGCGGTGATATGTTGGTGGCGGCGAGTGCTCGTCCGACCGTCGCAGACCAGTTCCAAGCCCATATTCTCTGGTTCGATGCTACACCAATGATACCAGGCCGTAGCTACATACTGTGCAACGAGACAGATAGCGTTGAGGCAACAATAACCTCCCTCAAATACGAGGTCGATGTTAATACATTCACGCGACTGGCCGCAAAGGCCCTACATAAGAATGGTATCGCGGTCTGCAACGTGGCTTCGAGAGCACCCATTGTATTTGATCCCTATACCGAAAATCGAAATACGGGCAATTTTATCCTAATTGATCGGATGAGTAACCGTACAATCGGTGCAGGTATGATTGACTTTGCACTTCGCAGGGCTGAGAATGTACATTGGCAAAAGCTGGAGATTGACCGCGCTGCTCGGGCAGCGTTGAAGCACCAAAAAGCGGCAATAGTCTGGTTCACCGGTTTGTCCGGCTCGGGCAAGTCCACGATAGCCAACAGACTCGAGAAAATCCTACACTCTCAGGGGCGCCACACCTATATTCTTGACGGTGACAACGTTCGCCATGGACTTAACAGGGATCTCGGTTTTACAAATGAAGACCGTGTGGAGAACATTCGGCGGATTGCAGAAGTCGCAAAATTGATGGCCGACGCCGGTTTGATTGTAATTGTGTCCTTTATTTCTCCCTTCCGCGCCGAGCGAGAACTCGCTCGCTCGCTCGCAGTTGAGGGAGAGTTCATTGAAGTATTTGTGGATACTCCGATTGAAGAATGCGCGCGGCGTGATCCAAAAGGACTGTATGAGAAGGCAATGCGGGGCGAACTCGGAAATTTTACGGGTATAAGCTCTCCCTATGAAAGTCCGGATGGCCCGGAAGTGCATCTGAAGACCATTGGAACGGATCCGGACGAGTTGGCTGTGCAGATATACACCTACCTGGAAAAGAAGGTGTCTTAATGTGTGTGAACTTAGACGTGCAAATTTGTCTTTCAACCTAAGGGTTGACTTGGCACGTTTACGCAAAAGAACGGGACGCTTCCATGGTGAGTAGTTCGAAGTCCGCCGGCGCCGCGCCGCCCTCGGCATTTTTTTGACATCACCTATCTCTGTCGCTACGCCGCGGCAGGATGTACCAATTTTTAGGTTTGGTGTTACTAAAGCATTCATCCGGGCAAGTTTGATGGTTTAATCGGGGGGGCCGAGGGGCGGACAACGCGAGCATACTTTTGGCGATGTGGACCGGTGGCAGTGGGTGATTGCTCAAACCTGCGATCTCCTGGTTGATGCGCGGTTAGCTGACGGCGCCAGACCTGAGTTTTGAGGGCACAAGGGCGGGTTTGAGGTATCCCTCCGGCGTGAACCGCCTTGCGAAGTTCCGCGTCTCCCGTGAGTCTGCACTCTTAAGAGTGGACTTAAGAGTGCATTGAGCATGGGACATGCAGTTTTGCTGACGGGGCCGGAGCGGCGTCGGCGATGGTCGTTGGAAGATCGCGCCCAGATACTGGCCGAGGCTTTCGCGCCAGGCGCGGTGGTTTGCGAAGTCGCGCGCCGTTTCGAGGTTGCGACTGGGCTGATCTATACTTGGCGACGGCAAGCTTTGGCGCCGGAAGCCGGTCCGGCGTTCGTCCCGGCCAAGCTCGTTGACGTTCCGAACAATGGTGATGCGGCCGAGCCGGCCGTGTGCGTGGACTTCCCGAGTGGCGTGAAGGTGAGGATTGGCGCGGCAGCGCCATGCGAGCTGGCAGCCGCGGTCATGCGAGCGCTCAAATGATCCCGATCAGTTCCGGGGTGCGGGTGTGGATCGCGAGCGGTCACTGCGACATGCGCAAGGGCATGCAGGGTCTGGCACTGCTGGTGCAGGAGGGCCTCGGCCGCGATCCGTTTAAGGGTGACGTCTTCGTCTTTCGCGGTCGCAGCGGCCGACTGATAAAGGCCCTTTGGCATGATGGGATCGGCCTATCGCTGTACGCGAAGCGGCTCGAGCGCGGCCGCTTCATTTGGCCGGCGACGGAGGATGGTGCGATCGCGCTGACCGCCGGTCAGATGTCCTATCTGCTGGAGGGGATTGATTGGCGAAACCCGCAACAGACCTGGCGCCCGACCAGTGCCGGGTGACCGTCTGA contains:
- the tnpA gene encoding IS66-like element accessory protein TnpA translates to MGHAVLLTGPERRRRWSLEDRAQILAEAFAPGAVVCEVARRFEVATGLIYTWRRQALAPEAGPAFVPAKLVDVPNNGDAAEPAVCVDFPSGVKVRIGAAAPCELAAAVMRALK
- the cysN gene encoding sulfate adenylyltransferase subunit CysN; its protein translation is MPLLRLITCGSVDDGKSTLIGRLLYDSNQILDDQFASLKQDSRKHGTTGEDLDFSLLLDGLQAEREQGITIDVAYRYFATNRRKFIVADTPGHEEYTRNMATGASTAHLAVLLVDARKGILQQTRRHSHIVSLLGIRQVVLAVNKIDLVGYDQGVFETIAGEYNEFAKDLGFSAITQIPLSARFGDNIATSSENMLWYTGPNLLHYLESVSIEASDLSKPLRLPVQYVSRPNLDFRGLAGQVAGGFVAVGDMVSVAKSGQCSRVKEIVTRGQSLKRAGEGQAVMVVLEDQLDVSRGDMLVAASARPTVADQFQAHILWFDATPMIPGRSYILCNETDSVEATITSLKYEVDVNTFTRLAAKALHKNGIAVCNVASRAPIVFDPYTENRNTGNFILIDRMSNRTIGAGMIDFALRRAENVHWQKLEIDRAARAALKHQKAAIVWFTGLSGSGKSTIANRLEKILHSQGRHTYILDGDNVRHGLNRDLGFTNEDRVENIRRIAEVAKLMADAGLIVIVSFISPFRAERELARSLAVEGEFIEVFVDTPIEECARRDPKGLYEKAMRGELGNFTGISSPYESPDGPEVHLKTIGTDPDELAVQIYTYLEKKVS
- the cysD gene encoding sulfate adenylyltransferase subunit CysD; its protein translation is MPKAVKLTHLEYLEAEAIHIIREVAATLSKPVMLYSVGKDSSVMLHLAIKAFYPAKPPFPLLHVDTTWKFREMITFRDRMAAELGFDLLVHINQEGIEQGISPFTHGSSIHTHIMKTVALRQALDLYGFDAAFGGARRDEEKSRAKERIFSVRSAAHTWDPKNQRPEMWKTYNTRVAPGETIRVFPLSNWTELDIWQYILKERISVVPLYFAARRPVVVRDGSLIMVDDDRMPIESTERIEQRMVRFRTLGCYPLTSAIDSEAATPEDIVQEMLTTRTSERAGRKIDNDEVGSMEKKKREGYF
- the tnpB gene encoding IS66 family insertion sequence element accessory protein TnpB (TnpB, as the term is used for proteins encoded by IS66 family insertion elements, is considered an accessory protein, since TnpC, encoded by a neighboring gene, is a DDE family transposase.), coding for MIPISSGVRVWIASGHCDMRKGMQGLALLVQEGLGRDPFKGDVFVFRGRSGRLIKALWHDGIGLSLYAKRLERGRFIWPATEDGAIALTAGQMSYLLEGIDWRNPQQTWRPTSAG